One Fibrobacter sp. genomic window, CAGCATTCTGTTCCTCATTTCTCGTACCTCGAACACTTTGACCACTTAGTGCTTCAGTACTTACGTGGTCATGATCCCCGAATGGGGACTCGAGCCTGGAACCTGGAGCCTCACTCCTCAAATACTGCCAGCTGCGTTTGACTTCGTCGCTAAATCCGTAATCGCCGAAAACTTCATCCACCACAAGAACCAAGTTATTCTCTTCGCAAAAAGCAACAATCTCATTCCATTCTGCAAGGCTTACAATGTGTCCCGTAGGATTGTGGGGAGACACCAGCAGCAAGATGCGGGAACGTTCCGGAGCAGCCAGCAAGCTGTCCGTATCAATGACAAAACGGAACTCCGTTGCCGGTTTTTGCGCACTAGCCTTATCGCCATCCACAGATGCCTTAAGCTGAGCCAAAGACTTCAAGCCTCGAGCCTCGGGCCTGGAGCCTCTATCACGCACCAACTTCAAAAAATAGGGAGCACACTCCAGATGTTCCAGCTGGGCCAACGTATCCAACAGCGGATAGCCCGGCATAGGCGTCAGAATCACATCGCCCGGATCGCAGAATGTCTTGAAAAGAACAGAGTAGGCTTCGCTGGTACTGGCAGTGACGATCACCTGATTGGCGGTAAAGCAGCCTTCCCTTTCGCCATAGTAAGCAGCAACAGCTTCGCGAGCCTCACGCCAACCAGAAGCATCGGGAGACCAGTGTCCAAACTTTTCACGGCCTGCATCTACGGAAGAATCCAATTCCACCGGCAAGCCAACTCGCACCGGCGAGCTCACTGTCATATCAATGAAATCCGTGCATTCCTTTTTTGCCTTTTCCAGTTCAGCAAAAAAAGGACTTGGGGTCAAGTCCTTCGGTAAACGGTTCGACAATTTAAAGCTTTGGATTGCCACTTCGTTTCACTCCTCGCAAAGACACTCAGAGTTACTTCTTTCTGCTCTTGAGGAACTTCACCAAGATCGTGGCGATCAAGATTCCCGCAGGAACAACAACAGCAATAGTCAAAAGGATCAGCTTCTGGAAATCGCCCATTTCCTTCAAGGATTTCTTGAAGTTCTTGAGACGTCCAAGAAGGTCCGGCTTACCGGATTCAGCAACAGCACCTTCAGCCTCAGCGCTACCACCATCGTCTTCGGCCAAGTCCTCGGAACCGGCAAAAGCCTTGGGGCTAGGAACCTTGCCCAGCAGATCCATAGTCGCATTCCAGACAGGCTTGGCAAAGGCACCGACCTTGCCAGCGTACTTGTCATACCTTTTCCTAAACGGACGTATTAACCTTCCGAACATCTTTCGTCTCTCGTCTGTAGGGCGAAGCCCGTTCTCTCGTCTATTTGTACAGCAAGTTCACGCCACCGAACAGGGCGCGCATGTTAGCCTTGAGAGTATCGCTACTTACACCGCGGCCTTCAACTTCCTTGCCGCTGCCCTTCAGCACAATACGACTGAGACCGCGACCGGCCCACAGTTTATCCTTTTCGGGAACCACCACCTGGCGGTACTTGATCAGTTCCACCGGCATGCCGATTTCACGCATGAGGATGAGGCCTGCTTCAATAGGACCTTCGGCGGTCACGGACTTGACCAGAGCTTCGCCGTCCTTCTTGAAGTGGAAGATAAAGCGGCCTTCGTCGGGAATCACTTCGACGTTGTTGAAAATCAGGCGGCCGTTCACATTCACGCGCTGTTCGCGGAACACGTCCAGAACGCGTTCGGCGCTCATTTCGCCTTCCTTTTCGCTGTAGCTCTTGAGAATAGGCTGCAGTTCGGCAGCTTCAGCCAGGCTCAGCTTGTAGCCGAACTTGGTGATGATTTCGTACACTGCGGTACGACCGCTCTGGCTAGTAAAGCTCAAAGAGTCGTTCTGGTTACGGCCAATGATGGAGTAATCAATGGGGCGGTATGCACCCTTCTTCATGTCCTTGGTCTTGGAGGCGCCATCCTGATGGATACCGCTACGGTGAACGATTGCCTCGGCACCAATGAGCGGAGCGCGGGTATAGATGCTAACGCCGGACCACTGGGAAATCAAGATGGCGGTTTCGTAAATCTTGTCCAGGTGCAAGCCGGTATCTACGCCGGAATTGTGCAGGCCCAGAGCCACTTCGTAGAAGTTGGTGTTACCGCAACGTTCACCCAGGCCATTCAGGGCAACTTCCAGCTGGGTTGCACCAACGAAGAAGCTTTCGACGGTAGCGGCAGTGGCCATACCCAGGTCGTTATGGCAGTGAACAGAAATGGTCACATTCTTGGGCATGGCATCGTACACCTGCTTGATCTGGCTGATGTACAGCATGGGGCGGTAACGTTCCACGGTGTTGGGCAAGTTCAAGGTAGTTGCACCGGCTTCTACCACTGCCTTCAAAACTTCAATCACGAAGTCCATATTCTCCAGGCAGTCGCCAAAATGTTCGCAGCTGAATTCCACGTCGCCCTTGTCGCCCACCAGGGACTTGGCAAGCTTCACGCAATCTACGGCGCGGGCCTTCACCTGTTCCGGAGTCATGTGAAGCACATGTTCCATAGAGAGGGGGCTAGTAGCCAGGAAGGTATGGATACGGGGATGAGGTGCATACTGGACAGCTTCCCAGCAGCGCTGAATGTCGCTAGGTACGCAACGAGCCAAACCGGAGACCACCACCTTCTGGGCAACTTCGTCGCCTGCGGCAGCCATTTCGGCAGTAAGCTGGGCCAGTTCCTTTACAGATTCAAAATCCATTTCAGAAGAAGCGGGGAAACCCACTTCGGCACCCTGCACACCCAGCTTCAACAACTGGAGGTACACATCCTTCTTCTGGGCATTGTTCCAGGGCTTGGGCAAAGCCTGGTTTCCGTCACGCAGAGTGACATCATAAAAGAACGGTTTTCTTGCCTGGTCGGCACAATCCATCATACAGTTCATTTTTTATCTCCTGCCGGCATCCACACGCCGCAAGCCTTAATTTTACGCATCAAAGATAAAAAAATTGACCATAAAAAAAGAACCCGCATCGTTGTGGAAGCGGGCCTTTTATTGGTTAAAATCTTTGTAGCGTAGATAATAGCCTAGAACCTCGCCTCAGTATCACGAAGAGCGATGCAAAGTAGAAGTCGAAGGTCTAGAATCTTTTTCATGTTTAGGAATATACAAACAATCTTTCGAATTGGCAAGATGGATTTTCAAGCCAGCAAAATTCATTTATTATCTTTAAATTCATGATCGAATCTATTCATTCCGTAATTTCCAATATCAGTAATTTTCTATACCAGCCCTTTATCGTGCCTCTATTCTTAGTGGCAGCTGGTCTGTACTTCTCCATCCGAATGAAGTTCCCCCAGATACGCCTTTTCAAGGAAACCATTCGCGTTACCAAGGAAAAGCCCATGGAGGGCAGCGGCATTTCCTCCTTCGGAGCTTTAATGGTCTCTACCGCCTCTCGTGTAGGTACCGGCAACATTGTGGGCGTTTCCTCTGCAATTTGCTTGGGTGGTCCCGGAGCTGTTTTCTGGATGTGGCTTATCGCTATTTTTGGAGCATCTTCAGCCTTCGTTGAATCGACACTTGCTCAGATCTACAAGCGTGAAGACTTGGTTACCGGTCATTCTTACGGTGGTCCTTCCTACTACATCCAGACAGCACTGAAATGCCGTTGGTTGGGCATTATCTTCTCCGTATTCGTTTTACTGACCTACGTCATCGGATACAACCTTCTGGCCTCCTACAACATTCAAACCTCTCTTTCCAGCTATAGTTTCTACAGCGAAGAAACAACCCCGGCAATCGTAGGCATTCTTCTCGCCATATTGTTCGCTGCCTGCGTTTTTGGTGGAGCAAAACGACTCACCAAAATCACAAGCTACTTGGTTCCCATCATGGGCGTCATCTACGTGTTGGTCGCCATCGGTGTTATTCTCTACAACTTCACCAACATTCCTTCTATGTTCGCCTTGATTTTCAAGGACGCCTTTTCCTTTGAAGCTGGAGCAGGTGGTTTCGCCGGAAGCTGCATTATGTACGGTATCAAACGCGGTCTGTACTCTAACGAAGCCGGTATGGGTTCCGCCCCCAACGCCGCCGCAAGCGCCAGCGTCAGCCACCCCGTCAAGCAAGGCCTGGTCCAATCCTTCTCTGTCTTTATTGACACCTTGGTCATTTGCACCGCCACAGCACTTATGTGTCTTTCCACCGGCGTATCCCCCAACGGAGATCTTTCCGGTATTCCTTACGTTCAGGAATCCCTCCGCAGCGTCCTTGGTGGCATCGGTCCTATTTTCATTACCATTTCCATTGGTCTTTTCGGATTCACCACCTTGATCGGAAACTACTACTACACCGAAGGCTGCCTCCGCTTTATTATGGCCAAGCGTCCGGGTAAAACAGTCATGACCGTTTTCAGAATCATCGCAACAATCATTGTTTTTGTGGGCGCAATTTCCAGTGCAGGTTTCGCCTGGGATTCTGCCGACTTGTGCCAGGCCTTGATGGTTGTGGTAAACATTCCCTGTATCTTGATTCTCTCCCCCATCGCTTTCAAGGCCCTTAAGAATTACACGGACCAGAGAAATGCAGGCAAGGAACCGGTCTACATCGCCAAGGAATGTGGTGTAAAACAGGATACCGATTTCTGGAATAAAGAAGAAGACTAAGCAGGGAATAATGGAACACGAATTCACCATTAGGGGCCGAATCTCCAAGGGGATTGATTTGGGCGCAAAACTGCAATGGGTAGAGC contains:
- a CDS encoding pyridoxal phosphate-dependent aminotransferase, whose product is MTVSSPVRVGLPVELDSSVDAGREKFGHWSPDASGWREAREAVAAYYGEREGCFTANQVIVTASTSEAYSVLFKTFCDPGDVILTPMPGYPLLDTLAQLEHLECAPYFLKLVRDRGSRPEARGLKSLAQLKASVDGDKASAQKPATEFRFVIDTDSLLAAPERSRILLLVSPHNPTGHIVSLAEWNEIVAFCEENNLVLVVDEVFGDYGFSDEVKRSWQYLRSEAPGSRLESPFGDHDHVSTEALSGQSVRGTRNEEQNAADYFDCGGNDVVYAPVDGPKCPIFWLNGLSKAVGAPQLKFGWMAFYAPRERFEEIRAALEFVEDAYLSTSSCAQALATPLLARAAEYESQVTARLKQNWETLHAAFPSKYCPKVLGGWYAVVHLGEDDEELTLRLLREKHVLVQPGFFFDFEEDGWVVISLLQEPSQFAEAVQRMAALL
- a CDS encoding 2-isopropylmalate synthase, translating into MNCMMDCADQARKPFFYDVTLRDGNQALPKPWNNAQKKDVYLQLLKLGVQGAEVGFPASSEMDFESVKELAQLTAEMAAAGDEVAQKVVVSGLARCVPSDIQRCWEAVQYAPHPRIHTFLATSPLSMEHVLHMTPEQVKARAVDCVKLAKSLVGDKGDVEFSCEHFGDCLENMDFVIEVLKAVVEAGATTLNLPNTVERYRPMLYISQIKQVYDAMPKNVTISVHCHNDLGMATAATVESFFVGATQLEVALNGLGERCGNTNFYEVALGLHNSGVDTGLHLDKIYETAILISQWSGVSIYTRAPLIGAEAIVHRSGIHQDGASKTKDMKKGAYRPIDYSIIGRNQNDSLSFTSQSGRTAVYEIITKFGYKLSLAEAAELQPILKSYSEKEGEMSAERVLDVFREQRVNVNGRLIFNNVEVIPDEGRFIFHFKKDGEALVKSVTAEGPIEAGLILMREIGMPVELIKYRQVVVPEKDKLWAGRGLSRIVLKGSGKEVEGRGVSSDTLKANMRALFGGVNLLYK
- a CDS encoding alanine:cation symporter family protein, encoding MIESIHSVISNISNFLYQPFIVPLFLVAAGLYFSIRMKFPQIRLFKETIRVTKEKPMEGSGISSFGALMVSTASRVGTGNIVGVSSAICLGGPGAVFWMWLIAIFGASSAFVESTLAQIYKREDLVTGHSYGGPSYYIQTALKCRWLGIIFSVFVLLTYVIGYNLLASYNIQTSLSSYSFYSEETTPAIVGILLAILFAACVFGGAKRLTKITSYLVPIMGVIYVLVAIGVILYNFTNIPSMFALIFKDAFSFEAGAGGFAGSCIMYGIKRGLYSNEAGMGSAPNAAASASVSHPVKQGLVQSFSVFIDTLVICTATALMCLSTGVSPNGDLSGIPYVQESLRSVLGGIGPIFITISIGLFGFTTLIGNYYYTEGCLRFIMAKRPGKTVMTVFRIIATIIVFVGAISSAGFAWDSADLCQALMVVVNIPCILILSPIAFKALKNYTDQRNAGKEPVYIAKECGVKQDTDFWNKEED